From the Deinococcus radiophilus genome, one window contains:
- a CDS encoding permease prefix domain 1-containing protein → MTAHAGVHSAALTRYLRLATLGLLGEQRQAAQDELEEHLLTRADHLHAFGLPYDQALSQALRDMGSPLLVSAGMLRVHTMPKPCQRPRGPGPQRHAAAPGAGHHRVPPRAA, encoded by the coding sequence ATGACCGCCCACGCTGGGGTCCACTCCGCCGCGCTCACGCGTTACCTGCGCCTCGCCACGCTGGGCCTGCTGGGTGAGCAGCGCCAGGCCGCGCAAGACGAGCTGGAAGAACATCTGCTGACCCGCGCCGACCATCTGCACGCTTTCGGCCTGCCCTACGACCAAGCCCTCTCTCAGGCACTGCGCGATATGGGGTCTCCCCTGCTCGTCAGCGCCGGAATGCTCCGGGTGCATACCATGCCAAAACCTTGTCAGCGGCCTCGCGGCCCTGGGCCTCAGCGGCATGCTGCTGCCCCAGGCGCAGGCCATCACCGAGTCCCCCCGCGTGCTGCCTGA
- a CDS encoding PadR family transcriptional regulator, giving the protein MPDFPSPDLLRGHLDLILLSILEDQPLYGFAIIQAARSRSDGYFDFREGSLYPALHRLEKAGWLRSQSGEVGRNGKPRRYYALTAEGQRHLTHKRQEFEQFTGAVRRLGGSVA; this is encoded by the coding sequence ATGCCCGACTTTCCCAGCCCGGATCTGCTGCGCGGCCACCTCGACCTGATTCTGCTGAGCATCCTCGAAGACCAGCCGCTGTACGGCTTCGCCATCATCCAGGCGGCCCGCAGCCGCAGCGACGGTTATTTCGATTTCCGTGAGGGCAGCCTGTATCCGGCGCTGCACCGCCTGGAAAAAGCCGGGTGGCTGCGCTCCCAAAGCGGCGAAGTAGGACGCAACGGCAAGCCGCGCCGCTACTACGCCCTGACCGCCGAGGGCCAGCGCCACCTCACCCACAAGCGCCAGGAATTCGAGCAGTTCACCGGGGCGGTGCGCCGCCTGGGCGGGAGCGTCGCATGA
- a CDS encoding 23S rRNA (cytosine(2499)-C(5))-methyltransferase has translation MSAERPRLKLSVSPAAERHLRAGHPWVYESSVRGQNRDGDAGELAVVYDKRNRFLAVGLYDPHSPLRLRALHAGSPATIDLGWWQARFQTALDRRAALFGADTDGYRVLNGESDGFPALVVDCYADTLVLKVYSAAWFPHLPLILDLLAGAFPSFRAVLRLSRNIQALAAAVGLSDGQTLVGEPPAGAVIFRESGLAFEADVVQGQKTGFFLDQRENRRRVRDLARGRRVLNAFSFSGGFSLYAAQGGASEVVSLDISRHALQSSERNWALNPQLTAPHRTVQADVFEWLGGPGETFDLVILDPPSLARREAEREGAIRAYHKLARDGIARLERGGLLLSASCSAHVSAEEFWDTVRQAAERSGRNWREVAKTQHAPDHHASFEEAQYLKAIYLQFEE, from the coding sequence ATGTCTGCCGAGCGCCCCCGCCTGAAATTGTCCGTCTCACCCGCCGCCGAGCGGCATCTGCGGGCGGGGCATCCCTGGGTGTACGAGTCCAGCGTACGCGGCCAGAACCGCGACGGCGACGCCGGAGAGCTGGCCGTCGTCTACGACAAGCGCAACCGTTTTCTGGCGGTGGGCCTGTACGATCCCCATTCGCCGCTGCGGCTGCGGGCGCTGCACGCGGGCAGCCCGGCCACCATTGATCTGGGGTGGTGGCAGGCCCGCTTTCAGACCGCACTGGACCGCCGCGCCGCTCTGTTCGGCGCAGATACCGACGGTTACCGTGTCCTGAACGGCGAATCCGACGGCTTTCCGGCATTGGTGGTGGACTGCTACGCCGACACGTTGGTGCTGAAAGTCTACTCGGCAGCGTGGTTCCCGCACCTGCCGCTGATATTAGACCTGCTGGCGGGTGCGTTTCCCAGTTTCCGGGCGGTGCTGCGCCTCAGCCGCAATATTCAGGCGCTGGCCGCAGCAGTGGGCCTCAGCGACGGGCAGACGCTGGTGGGTGAGCCACCTGCGGGGGCCGTCATTTTCCGCGAGTCGGGCTTGGCCTTCGAGGCGGACGTGGTGCAGGGTCAGAAGACCGGATTTTTTCTGGATCAGCGGGAGAACCGACGCCGGGTGCGCGATCTGGCACGGGGCAGGCGGGTGCTGAATGCCTTCAGCTTCAGCGGGGGGTTCAGCCTTTATGCGGCGCAGGGTGGGGCCAGTGAAGTGGTTAGCCTGGACATTTCGCGGCACGCCTTGCAAAGCAGTGAGCGCAACTGGGCACTGAACCCGCAACTTACCGCGCCGCACCGAACCGTGCAGGCCGACGTATTCGAGTGGCTCGGTGGTCCCGGCGAAACCTTCGATCTGGTCATTCTGGACCCGCCCTCACTGGCCCGCCGTGAGGCTGAGCGGGAAGGGGCCATCCGCGCCTATCACAAGTTGGCGCGCGATGGGATTGCCCGGTTGGAACGCGGCGGATTGCTGCTGAGTGCCAGCTGCTCGGCGCACGTCAGCGCGGAAGAGTTCTGGGACACGGTCCGCCAGGCCGCCGAGCGCAGTGGCCGGAACTGGCGTGAGGTGGCGAAGACTCAGCATGCCCCGGATCACCATGCCAGCTTTGAAGAGGCTCAGTACCTCAAGGCGATCTACTTGCAGTTTGAGGAGTGA
- a CDS encoding ABC transporter ATP-binding protein has product MTRPSSTFSVAPSSEEDPARHSPLRPASLLSALRPLWDIARPHRPLFWLGLLAALLSSGLNLAFPLLMGRLVDASFLQVGSTDTALLDRTVGLLLGLFALSAIFAAAQSYLLARVGAGVVATLRERLFGHLLTLSPRFFAEHRTGDLTSRLTADVGTVQGVSSTALAGLATQTVTLIGGVILLVTSNPRLSLYALVGLPLIIGVAVVIGRQIRRISREFQDEVAGANASAEEAISGVRVVQSFTAEDVERGRYGRGVRASFEAALRRARWQALMGGTMSFLTFGSLALVLWFGGRQVMAGDLTPGALIAFLFYAIQVAGAIAGLTGLVNQFQEAAGASGRIFELMGERSDLKSPVTPLELSAPRGRVRFLDVGFSYGDSAVLSGISLSVQPGQTVALVGPSGAGKTTLVSLLPRFWDVTSGQIELDGHDLRAYDLRQLRSHIGLVPQDTQLFSGNVRDNIRYGRPDAPESEVEAAAQAANAHDFILELPQGYDTVVGERGLRLSGGQRQRIAIARALLKDPRVLILDEATSALDNQSEALVQAALDRLMQGRTTFVIAHRLSTVQHADQILVMDQGQIVQRGTHAELLEAGGLYGELHRTWAEQQGQVDTGVSPQLASSPVR; this is encoded by the coding sequence ATGACGCGTCCATCTTCCACCTTTTCGGTGGCTCCATCATCTGAGGAAGACCCGGCCAGGCATTCCCCGCTGCGCCCGGCATCGCTGCTGTCCGCCCTGCGGCCCCTGTGGGACATTGCTCGGCCCCACCGCCCCCTGTTCTGGCTGGGCCTGCTGGCGGCCTTGCTGTCCAGCGGTCTGAATCTGGCCTTTCCGCTGCTGATGGGCCGCCTGGTGGACGCCTCATTCCTGCAGGTGGGCAGCACCGACACCGCGCTGCTGGACCGCACGGTGGGTTTGCTGCTGGGCCTCTTTGCGCTGTCGGCCATTTTCGCGGCGGCGCAGTCCTACCTGCTGGCGCGGGTGGGGGCCGGGGTGGTCGCCACGCTGCGGGAGCGGCTGTTCGGGCACCTGCTGACCCTCTCACCGCGTTTCTTTGCCGAGCACCGCACTGGTGACCTGACCAGCCGCCTGACCGCCGACGTGGGCACGGTGCAGGGCGTCAGCAGCACGGCGCTGGCCGGCCTGGCCACCCAGACCGTCACGCTGATCGGTGGGGTCATTCTGCTGGTGACCTCCAACCCGCGTCTCAGTCTGTACGCCCTGGTCGGGCTGCCGCTGATTATCGGCGTGGCGGTCGTGATCGGCCGCCAGATTCGCCGGATCAGCCGCGAGTTCCAGGATGAGGTGGCCGGGGCCAACGCCAGCGCCGAGGAAGCCATCAGCGGCGTGCGGGTGGTGCAGAGCTTCACAGCTGAGGATGTCGAGCGGGGGCGCTATGGCCGGGGCGTGCGGGCCAGTTTCGAAGCGGCGCTGCGCCGCGCCCGCTGGCAGGCGCTGATGGGCGGGACCATGTCGTTTTTGACCTTCGGGTCATTGGCGTTGGTGCTGTGGTTCGGCGGTCGGCAGGTCATGGCTGGGGACCTGACCCCCGGTGCGCTGATCGCCTTTCTCTTTTACGCCATTCAGGTGGCTGGGGCCATCGCGGGTCTGACCGGGCTGGTGAACCAGTTTCAGGAAGCGGCGGGCGCTTCGGGCCGCATCTTTGAGCTGATGGGTGAACGCAGTGATTTGAAAAGTCCAGTCACACCCCTGGAACTGTCCGCGCCGCGTGGGCGGGTGCGCTTTCTGGATGTGGGCTTTTCGTATGGGGACAGCGCCGTCCTGAGCGGCATTTCGCTGTCCGTCCAGCCGGGGCAGACCGTGGCACTGGTTGGCCCCAGCGGCGCAGGCAAAACCACGCTGGTCAGCCTGTTGCCGCGCTTCTGGGATGTCACGTCGGGCCAGATTGAGCTGGACGGCCACGACCTGCGGGCCTACGACCTCAGGCAGCTGCGCTCACATATCGGGTTGGTGCCGCAGGACACCCAGCTGTTCAGCGGAAACGTGCGTGACAATATTCGCTATGGCCGCCCGGATGCCCCAGAAAGTGAGGTCGAGGCCGCCGCGCAGGCCGCCAACGCCCACGACTTTATCTTAGAACTGCCGCAGGGGTACGACACGGTGGTTGGTGAGCGTGGTCTGCGGCTGTCGGGTGGGCAGCGTCAGCGCATTGCCATTGCGCGGGCACTGCTCAAAGACCCCCGGGTGCTGATTCTGGATGAGGCCACCAGTGCGCTGGACAACCAGTCTGAAGCGTTGGTGCAGGCCGCGCTGGACCGCCTGATGCAGGGGCGCACCACTTTCGTGATCGCTCACCGCCTCAGCACCGTGCAGCACGCCGACCAGATTCTGGTGATGGACCAAGGGCAGATCGTCCAGCGCGGCACCCACGCTGAGTTGCTGGAGGCGGGTGGCCTCTACGGCGAGCTGCACCGCACCTGGGCCGAGCAGCAGGGGCAGGTGGATACGGGCGTCTCGCCGCAGTTGGCCAGCTCCCCGGTGCGCTGA
- a CDS encoding FAD-dependent monooxygenase — MQLSHQKIVIVGGGVSGLALAHALQRYGVSSRVYEAAPSLTHLGGGLIMAPNSVQVLEELGLDAVLRVHAVPLEQMVIFDVSGRELYRRSQQEVAHRFGGRGLMGLPRAELHRTLAEHLPAGTVQTGHRLTALDNDFQSVTAHFSQGQRVTGDLLVAADGRDSRVRELLYPETQLVRTGDVAYRGITTLEPSGPLRRAFAEYWGAGRRFTFFRMSQTHTYWHAPVQQRATDPELGHAELLHEFRDFPAQVQGLIESTAAADISALPLRDLSPLPQWWNRRTVLVGDAAHATSPNLGQGAAQAMEDVAALAERLAKDPDRVSALQNYQRIREATANAAVANARAFGELGRRGGLGRLVRNAALSINPDLARRRIEAFYGEHHH; from the coding sequence ATGCAACTCAGTCATCAAAAGATCGTGATCGTTGGGGGGGGAGTCAGTGGTCTGGCACTGGCCCATGCACTGCAGCGCTACGGCGTGAGTAGCAGGGTCTACGAAGCCGCCCCCAGCCTGACGCATCTGGGCGGCGGCCTGATTATGGCTCCCAACTCGGTGCAGGTGCTGGAAGAACTGGGCCTGGATGCGGTGCTGCGTGTCCACGCTGTGCCGCTTGAGCAGATGGTCATTTTTGACGTCAGTGGCCGCGAGCTGTACCGCCGCAGTCAGCAGGAGGTGGCCCACCGCTTTGGCGGGCGCGGCCTGATGGGTCTGCCCCGCGCCGAACTGCACCGCACCCTGGCCGAGCATCTGCCCGCTGGCACGGTACAGACAGGCCACCGCCTGACTGCACTGGACAATGATTTTCAGAGCGTCACGGCTCATTTCAGCCAAGGGCAGCGGGTCACTGGCGACCTGCTGGTGGCCGCCGACGGGCGCGACTCACGGGTACGCGAGCTGCTGTATCCCGAAACCCAGCTGGTACGTACCGGAGACGTGGCCTATCGCGGCATCACCACGCTGGAACCCTCTGGGCCGCTGCGCCGCGCTTTTGCTGAATACTGGGGGGCGGGACGGCGCTTTACCTTTTTCCGGATGAGCCAGACCCACACCTACTGGCACGCTCCGGTACAGCAGCGCGCCACCGATCCCGAGCTGGGGCACGCCGAACTGTTGCACGAGTTCCGGGACTTTCCGGCGCAGGTTCAGGGGTTGATCGAGAGTACCGCCGCCGCCGACATTTCGGCGCTGCCGCTACGCGATCTCTCACCACTCCCGCAGTGGTGGAACCGCCGCACCGTACTGGTGGGCGACGCCGCACATGCCACCAGTCCCAATCTAGGTCAGGGCGCAGCCCAGGCAATGGAGGATGTCGCGGCGCTGGCCGAGCGCCTTGCCAAAGATCCCGACCGCGTGAGCGCCCTGCAAAACTACCAGCGCATCCGTGAAGCCACCGCCAACGCCGCCGTTGCCAACGCCCGCGCCTTTGGCGAACTGGGCCGCCGTGGGGGCCTAGGCCGCCTGGTCCGCAACGCCGCCCTGAGCATCAACCCTGACCTGGCCCGCCGCCGCATAGAGGCTTTTTACGGGGAGCACCACCACTAG
- a CDS encoding cation:proton antiporter regulatory subunit, translated as MPRIEETSLPGVGRRFDFDAEYGKRVGVITHRDGKREVFVASREDPDACAETIMLTPEEAEAVADLLGGSTVTRQVTTLTNEIEGLAIDWITLENTTPFHARLLGDTMLRTHTGASIVAIVRDGVAIPAPGPAQALLSGDVLVVVGTPNGVVRAARYLNASMQGE; from the coding sequence ATGCCCCGAATCGAAGAAACCTCCCTCCCCGGCGTGGGCCGCCGCTTCGACTTTGATGCCGAGTACGGCAAGCGGGTCGGCGTGATTACGCACCGCGACGGCAAACGCGAGGTCTTCGTCGCCAGTCGTGAAGATCCCGACGCCTGTGCTGAAACCATTATGCTGACCCCCGAAGAGGCCGAAGCGGTCGCTGATCTGCTGGGCGGCAGCACCGTAACCCGTCAGGTCACCACGCTCACCAACGAGATCGAGGGTCTGGCGATTGACTGGATCACCCTGGAGAACACCACCCCGTTTCACGCTCGTCTCCTCGGTGACACCATGCTGCGGACCCACACCGGAGCGAGCATCGTGGCGATTGTGCGGGACGGGGTTGCCATCCCTGCCCCAGGTCCCGCCCAGGCACTCCTCAGTGGTGACGTGCTGGTGGTGGTGGGCACTCCGAATGGGGTGGTCAGGGCTGCGCGTTACCTCAACGCCAGCATGCAGGGCGAATAG
- a CDS encoding cation:proton antiporter has product MSLGELFLQIGVVILALAFMGRFAGRIGLTPIPLYLIAGLGLGQLMHLEGAAQSFVHIGAEIGAVLLLFMLGLEYTSRELEDNLRANRRIGLLDLALNFTPGVLAGVLLGFPPLATLLMGGVTYLSSSGIVSKVLADLGRFGNRETPVVLAVCVLEDVAMAFYLPVVAALLIGGTALQIGGNLLLALGAFGLTFFLALRYGHLLSRIMDVKSAEVLLLSTFGLVLAVAGLADIINVSAAIGAFLVGIALSGEVAHRVRTLTEPLRDLFAAVFFVFFGLELDMAALPAVLIPALLLTLVTALTKFVVGWYGAARAGVQTRGRIRAGVTLIPRGEFSILIAGLGAALTPVLGPLTAAYVLMTAILGPVLARFDGPLAQWVDRWGKKV; this is encoded by the coding sequence TTGTCACTGGGAGAGCTCTTTTTACAGATCGGCGTCGTTATTCTGGCGCTGGCGTTCATGGGCCGGTTCGCCGGTCGCATCGGCCTCACCCCTATTCCGCTGTATTTGATCGCCGGACTGGGACTGGGTCAGCTGATGCACCTGGAGGGAGCCGCCCAGAGCTTCGTGCATATCGGGGCCGAGATTGGGGCCGTGCTGCTGCTCTTCATGCTGGGGCTGGAGTACACCAGCCGCGAGTTGGAAGACAACCTCAGGGCCAACCGCCGTATCGGACTGCTGGATCTGGCGCTGAACTTTACCCCCGGTGTGCTGGCCGGGGTACTGCTGGGTTTTCCGCCGCTCGCCACCCTGCTGATGGGTGGCGTGACCTACCTCAGCAGTTCGGGCATTGTCAGCAAGGTGCTGGCTGACCTGGGCCGCTTCGGCAACCGCGAGACGCCCGTGGTGCTGGCCGTCTGCGTACTGGAGGATGTGGCGATGGCCTTCTATCTGCCGGTAGTGGCCGCGCTGTTGATCGGCGGCACGGCCTTGCAAATTGGGGGCAACCTGCTCCTGGCACTGGGGGCCTTTGGCCTGACTTTTTTCCTGGCCCTGCGCTACGGCCATCTGCTCAGCCGGATCATGGATGTCAAAAGTGCCGAAGTCCTGCTGCTCAGTACCTTTGGACTGGTGCTGGCGGTGGCGGGCCTGGCGGACATCATCAACGTCAGTGCCGCCATCGGGGCCTTTCTGGTGGGCATCGCCCTGAGCGGCGAGGTGGCACACCGGGTCCGCACCCTGACTGAGCCGCTGCGTGACCTGTTCGCCGCCGTATTTTTCGTGTTCTTCGGATTGGAGCTGGACATGGCCGCCCTGCCTGCCGTGCTGATCCCGGCGCTACTGCTCACGCTGGTCACAGCCCTGACCAAGTTCGTGGTGGGCTGGTATGGGGCAGCCCGCGCTGGGGTGCAGACCCGGGGCCGAATCCGCGCCGGGGTGACGTTGATCCCACGCGGCGAGTTCAGCATCCTGATCGCGGGCCTGGGCGCCGCGCTCACGCCGGTACTTGGACCGCTGACCGCTGCTTATGTCCTGATGACCGCCATTCTGGGGCCGGTGCTGGCCCGTTTTGACGGCCCGCTGGCACAGTGGGTGGATAGATGGGGGAAAAAGGTTTAA
- a CDS encoding IS982 family transposase has product MAKYRLHHSLGRRHVIRHLYFWAKKHFSDQKICPHQKVTDAMLVALLLSRLVFKHPFPSIWWNILKEDRPGLPSYTQAYTRGIKLLPLLEHVASPAQPCTEVVVDSMPLPICRPKRTHLCQFPGAKWGFGTQGEFFGYKLHAWVTPGGQIVQYVIRPANLHDVTVSYELNLRWPEFEGPTIIGDKGYCCLGYVYPPKKNTRYDTGWRESRHPKIRKRIETVFSALVEAQIRSAQTKTLGSLKLRVVLAVLAHNLARP; this is encoded by the coding sequence ATGGCTAAATATCGTCTCCACCATAGTCTAGGACGTCGGCACGTCATTCGCCACCTCTATTTCTGGGCTAAGAAGCATTTCAGCGACCAGAAAATCTGCCCGCACCAGAAGGTCACAGATGCCATGCTGGTTGCTCTGCTGCTCTCCCGTCTCGTCTTCAAGCATCCATTTCCTTCCATCTGGTGGAACATCCTCAAGGAAGACCGTCCCGGTCTTCCTTCCTACACTCAGGCCTACACCAGGGGCATCAAACTGTTGCCACTCCTAGAGCATGTTGCAAGCCCAGCTCAGCCCTGCACTGAAGTCGTAGTTGATTCAATGCCCCTCCCCATTTGCCGTCCCAAACGCACGCACCTTTGTCAGTTCCCAGGCGCGAAATGGGGATTTGGAACTCAGGGCGAGTTCTTCGGATATAAGCTGCACGCCTGGGTCACACCAGGTGGACAAATCGTTCAGTACGTCATCCGACCTGCCAACCTCCATGACGTTACGGTCAGCTATGAGCTGAATCTCAGATGGCCAGAGTTTGAAGGCCCAACCATCATTGGCGATAAGGGGTATTGCTGTCTGGGCTACGTGTATCCGCCCAAGAAGAACACCAGATATGACACGGGATGGCGAGAATCTCGCCATCCCAAAATCCGCAAACGTATTGAAACAGTCTTCTCTGCGCTTGTGGAAGCTCAAATCCGCTCTGCCCAAACCAAAACCCTGGGTTCACTTAAGCTCCGCGTCGTCTTAGCCGTACTCGCCCACAATCTTGCTAGGCCCTAA
- a CDS encoding FAD-binding oxidoreductase, which produces MPHPNFTADALHALTERFGERLKMTEAVREQHGRDESREGTVLPDAVLFAESEQDVVDALRLAQEYALPVVPWAAGSSLEGQLLPVQGGLSLDVSGLNQVLDVRPASFQATVQAGVTYPELNRQLRRGGLFFPVDPGAEASLGGMASTNASGTAAVRYGTTRDNILGLRVVLSGGEVLDLGSQARKTAAGYDLRGLFIGAEGTLGVITQLTVRLHPLPAHVAVLRAAFADIAQAAACAAHIMGAALQPERLELIDAGEIAAVNAYLGRDYPESPTLWMEFAAPTPGSLEETLGVARELCAESGGQGLQEAHSEAERAAVWEARHKAYYAITAQHPGHAFLTTDLCVPLEYLPELVAFSHGLAQESGLDTSVVGHVGDGNFHVTFHAPAEDAATWQAIHAVYDKMVTRALAAGGTCTGEHGVGLHKRGHLAREHGPALPYMRAVKAAFDPLGIMNPGKIF; this is translated from the coding sequence ATGCCCCACCCCAATTTCACCGCCGACGCCCTGCACGCCCTGACCGAGCGCTTCGGCGAGCGCCTCAAGATGACCGAAGCGGTCCGTGAGCAGCATGGCCGTGACGAGAGCCGGGAAGGCACAGTGCTCCCCGACGCAGTTCTGTTTGCCGAATCCGAACAGGACGTGGTAGACGCGCTGCGCTTGGCGCAGGAGTACGCGCTGCCTGTGGTTCCTTGGGCGGCAGGCAGCAGCCTGGAAGGGCAACTGCTTCCGGTACAAGGTGGGCTGTCGCTGGACGTCAGTGGATTGAATCAGGTGTTGGACGTGCGGCCTGCCAGCTTTCAGGCCACCGTGCAGGCGGGCGTGACCTATCCGGAACTGAACCGGCAACTGCGGCGAGGGGGCCTCTTTTTTCCGGTGGACCCCGGCGCGGAGGCCAGCTTAGGCGGCATGGCAAGTACCAATGCGTCAGGCACGGCGGCGGTGCGCTATGGCACCACCCGCGACAACATTCTGGGGCTGCGGGTCGTTCTGTCAGGGGGCGAGGTCCTAGACCTGGGCAGCCAGGCCCGCAAGACGGCGGCAGGCTACGATCTGCGCGGCCTCTTTATCGGGGCGGAAGGCACGCTGGGCGTCATCACTCAGCTGACGGTGCGGCTGCATCCGCTCCCGGCCCACGTTGCGGTGCTCCGGGCGGCGTTTGCAGACATCGCCCAGGCCGCTGCCTGCGCCGCCCACATCATGGGCGCGGCGCTGCAACCCGAACGCCTGGAACTGATTGACGCGGGCGAAATCGCCGCGGTCAACGCCTATCTGGGCCGGGACTACCCGGAATCCCCGACGCTGTGGATGGAATTCGCCGCGCCGACCCCCGGCAGTCTGGAAGAGACCCTGGGTGTGGCCCGCGAACTGTGCGCCGAGAGCGGCGGGCAGGGCCTACAGGAAGCCCACAGCGAAGCTGAACGTGCGGCGGTCTGGGAGGCGCGGCACAAGGCCTACTACGCGATCACCGCACAGCACCCCGGCCATGCTTTTCTGACCACCGACCTGTGCGTGCCACTGGAGTACCTGCCCGAATTGGTCGCTTTCTCGCACGGGCTGGCACAGGAGAGCGGGCTGGACACCAGCGTGGTCGGACACGTGGGAGACGGCAACTTTCACGTGACTTTTCACGCGCCGGCGGAAGACGCCGCCACCTGGCAGGCCATTCACGCCGTGTACGACAAAATGGTCACCCGCGCCCTGGCCGCCGGCGGCACATGTACTGGCGAACATGGCGTGGGACTGCACAAACGCGGCCACTTGGCACGTGAACATGGTCCGGCACTGCCGTATATGCGGGCAGTCAAAGCGGCCTTTGATCCACTGGGCATCATGAATCCGGGGAAGATTTTCTGA
- the icd gene encoding NADP-dependent isocitrate dehydrogenase: MTSHIKVPQQGEKITMSGETLNVPNRPIVPFVEGDGTGRDIWRASVRVLDAAVEKAYGGEKSIEWMEVYAGEKANEVYGEAVWLPEETVQAFKDYLVGIKGPLTTPVGGGIRSINVALRQELDLYACVRPVQYFDGVPSPVKRPEDIDMVIFRENTEDIYAGIEFKDGSPERDRLRDFLINELGVNKIRFPDTTGLGVKTVSKEGTERLVRAAIQYAIDNNRKSVALVHKGNIMKFTEGSFRDWGYELAKKEFGGKELDGGPWLELPNGIVIKDVIADNFLQQILLRPTDYDVVATLNLNGDYLSDALAAQVGGIGIAPGANINYKTGHAIFEATHGTAPKYADKDVINPSSVILSGEMMLRHLGWNEAADLILKALDKTIQDKTVTYDFARDMDGATEVKTSEFADKIIANMDSVK, from the coding sequence ATGACTAGCCATATCAAAGTGCCTCAGCAGGGTGAGAAGATCACCATGAGTGGTGAGACCCTGAACGTCCCCAACCGCCCGATTGTTCCCTTTGTGGAAGGCGACGGCACCGGCCGCGACATCTGGCGCGCCAGCGTACGTGTGCTGGACGCTGCCGTGGAAAAAGCTTACGGCGGCGAAAAGAGCATCGAGTGGATGGAAGTCTACGCCGGTGAAAAAGCCAACGAAGTCTACGGCGAAGCCGTCTGGCTGCCCGAAGAAACCGTGCAGGCGTTCAAAGATTACCTGGTCGGCATCAAAGGCCCACTGACCACCCCTGTTGGCGGCGGTATCCGCTCGATCAACGTGGCACTGCGTCAAGAGCTGGACCTGTACGCCTGCGTGCGTCCAGTGCAGTACTTTGACGGCGTGCCCAGCCCGGTCAAGCGCCCCGAAGACATCGACATGGTGATTTTCCGCGAGAACACCGAAGACATCTACGCGGGCATCGAATTCAAAGACGGCAGCCCTGAGCGTGACCGCCTGCGCGACTTTCTGATCAACGAACTGGGCGTGAACAAGATTCGCTTCCCCGACACCACCGGCCTGGGCGTCAAGACTGTATCCAAAGAAGGCACCGAGCGTTTGGTACGCGCCGCCATTCAGTACGCGATTGACAATAACCGCAAGTCGGTGGCCCTGGTTCACAAGGGCAACATCATGAAGTTCACCGAAGGCTCGTTCCGCGACTGGGGCTACGAGCTGGCGAAAAAAGAATTCGGCGGCAAAGAGCTGGACGGCGGCCCCTGGCTGGAACTGCCAAACGGCATCGTGATCAAAGACGTGATCGCCGACAACTTCCTGCAGCAAATCCTGCTGCGCCCCACCGACTACGACGTGGTCGCTACTTTGAACCTGAACGGCGACTACCTGTCCGATGCGCTGGCCGCGCAGGTCGGCGGTATCGGTATCGCACCCGGCGCCAACATCAACTACAAGACCGGCCACGCCATCTTTGAAGCGACCCACGGCACTGCGCCCAAGTACGCCGATAAAGACGTGATCAACCCCTCCAGCGTGATTCTGAGCGGCGAGATGATGCTGCGTCACCTGGGCTGGAACGAAGCTGCCGACCTGATCCTGAAGGCCCTGGACAAGACCATTCAGGACAAGACCGTCACCTACGACTTTGCCCGTGACATGGACGGCGCCACCGAAGTCAAGACCAGCGAGTTCGCGGACAAGATCATCGCGAACATGGACAGCGTGAAGTAA
- a CDS encoding DinB family protein, whose amino-acid sequence MTSADPAPDERAQASTLAFARLLPKLFRGGQAFLSVEAVISDLSAEQATQRPDALPHSAAQLLDHVNWWNRWMLDILESGQAQEYPEHASDTWREVGPEDWSGIKTDFYDLLARIDAHAARPDLASPVNHDETVGELLADFALHTAHHFGQMVTVRQSIGAWPPAGGGDTW is encoded by the coding sequence ATGACCTCCGCCGACCCCGCCCCCGACGAACGCGCCCAGGCTTCTACCCTGGCCTTTGCCCGCCTGCTGCCCAAACTGTTCCGGGGCGGTCAGGCTTTTCTGAGTGTCGAGGCTGTGATTTCCGACCTCAGCGCTGAGCAGGCGACCCAGCGCCCGGACGCCTTACCGCATTCGGCAGCGCAACTGCTGGACCATGTGAACTGGTGGAACCGCTGGATGCTGGACATCCTCGAAAGTGGACAGGCCCAGGAGTACCCGGAGCACGCCAGTGACACTTGGCGCGAAGTTGGGCCAGAAGACTGGAGCGGGATCAAGACCGATTTTTATGACCTGCTGGCCCGCATCGATGCCCACGCCGCCCGCCCGGACCTTGCCAGCCCGGTCAACCACGATGAAACGGTGGGCGAGTTGCTGGCCGACTTCGCGCTGCACACCGCCCACCATTTCGGGCAGATGGTCACGGTGCGTCAGAGCATCGGGGCCTGGCCGCCAGCGGGCGGGGGAGACACCTGGTAA